The following are from one region of the Cyanobium gracile PCC 6307 genome:
- the ntrB gene encoding nitrate ABC transporter permease, translating into MALSAAAPHHRSRRITPIWVSRVSPYLICIGAFLVLWQLLSLILGVARLPGPINVVVDTWDPYIIHPFFDDGGTSKGLAWQILISLQRVAMGYGLAAVVGITIGGLLGMSRFLGKGFDPVIQVLRTVPPLAWFPIALMVFQDSTVSAVFVIFITAIWPIIINTAIGIREIPEDYINVARVLKLRKGAYIRDIVIPATVPFVFAGLRIAVGLAWLAIVAAEMLKADGGIGYFIWDAYNSGGDGSSSEIVLAIIYVGLVGLLLDRLVAFAGRKLSKGAA; encoded by the coding sequence ATGGCCCTCAGCGCAGCAGCACCGCACCACCGTTCCCGGAGGATCACGCCGATCTGGGTGTCCCGGGTATCTCCCTATCTGATCTGCATCGGCGCCTTTCTGGTGCTGTGGCAGCTGCTGTCCCTGATCCTGGGAGTCGCCCGCCTGCCGGGGCCCATCAATGTCGTTGTCGACACGTGGGACCCGTACATCATCCATCCCTTCTTCGATGATGGGGGCACCAGCAAAGGCCTGGCCTGGCAGATCCTGATCTCGCTGCAGCGGGTGGCCATGGGCTACGGACTGGCCGCGGTGGTGGGGATCACCATCGGCGGCCTCCTGGGGATGAGCCGCTTCCTCGGCAAGGGCTTTGACCCCGTGATCCAGGTGCTGCGCACCGTGCCTCCCCTGGCCTGGTTCCCGATCGCCCTGATGGTGTTCCAGGATTCCACCGTCTCCGCCGTCTTCGTGATCTTCATCACGGCGATCTGGCCCATCATCATCAACACGGCCATCGGCATCCGTGAGATCCCCGAGGACTACATCAACGTCGCCAGGGTGCTGAAGCTGCGGAAAGGCGCCTACATCAGGGACATCGTGATCCCGGCCACCGTACCTTTCGTGTTTGCGGGCCTGCGCATCGCCGTTGGTCTGGCCTGGCTGGCGATCGTTGCCGCCGAAATGCTCAAGGCCGACGGCGGCATCGGCTATTTCATCTGGGATGCCTACAACTCAGGGGGTGATGGCAGCTCCAGTGAGATCGTGCTGGCCATCATCTATGTGGGTCTTGTCGGCCTGCTGCTTGATCGCCTGGTGGCCTTCGCCGGGCGCAAGCTCAGCAAGGGAGCCGCCTGA
- a CDS encoding CmpA/NrtA family ABC transporter substrate-binding protein, with the protein MSNLSRRKFLITAAGTTAGAIWLSACGGKKEVATPAAAPAAGGADAPEVTGVSLGFIALTDAAPLIIAKEKGFFAKHGMPEVKVMKQTSWAVTRDNLELGGGGGGIDGAHILTPMPLLLAAGKITKSQQPLPMATLARLNLQGQGLSVSKDFLANKLTIDNKAGLADAVAATAKTGRKFKAAVTFPGGTHDLWMRYWLAANGIDPNKDADLVVVPPPQMVANMQTGTMDTFCVGEPWNQRLVNKKLGYTAAETGELWKFHPEKSFSMRADWVAKNPKATKALLMAVLEAQMWCEDPANLDELCEITSKDRYFKASVADIKPRLAGTFDAGDGRTVTDSPYRMRFWSENASFPFKSHDQWFVIEDMRWGYLPASTDVDALVNQVNRADLWKEAAKAIGQDKAIPASDSRGKETFFDGVVFDPGNPKAYLDALKIKAMS; encoded by the coding sequence ATGTCCAACCTTTCCCGTCGCAAGTTCCTGATCACCGCTGCCGGCACCACGGCAGGCGCCATCTGGCTGAGTGCCTGTGGCGGCAAGAAGGAGGTCGCCACCCCCGCCGCCGCTCCGGCCGCCGGTGGCGCCGATGCGCCCGAGGTCACCGGTGTGTCCCTTGGCTTCATCGCCCTCACCGATGCCGCCCCGCTGATCATCGCCAAGGAGAAGGGCTTCTTCGCCAAGCACGGCATGCCGGAGGTGAAGGTGATGAAGCAGACCTCCTGGGCCGTCACCCGCGACAACCTGGAACTGGGCGGCGGCGGCGGCGGCATTGATGGCGCCCACATCCTCACGCCGATGCCCCTGCTGCTGGCGGCGGGCAAGATCACCAAGAGCCAGCAGCCGCTGCCGATGGCCACCCTGGCCCGGCTGAATCTGCAGGGCCAGGGTCTATCGGTCTCGAAGGACTTCCTGGCCAACAAGCTCACCATCGACAACAAGGCCGGCCTCGCCGACGCCGTGGCCGCCACGGCCAAGACCGGCCGGAAGTTCAAGGCGGCCGTCACCTTCCCCGGCGGCACCCACGACCTGTGGATGCGGTACTGGCTGGCCGCCAACGGCATCGACCCCAACAAGGACGCCGACCTGGTGGTGGTGCCCCCGCCCCAGATGGTGGCCAACATGCAGACCGGCACCATGGACACCTTCTGTGTCGGCGAGCCCTGGAACCAGCGGCTGGTCAACAAGAAGCTGGGCTACACGGCGGCGGAGACGGGTGAACTCTGGAAGTTCCACCCGGAGAAGTCCTTCTCGATGCGTGCCGACTGGGTCGCCAAGAATCCCAAGGCCACCAAGGCCCTGCTGATGGCGGTGCTAGAGGCGCAGATGTGGTGCGAGGACCCCGCCAACCTCGACGAGCTCTGTGAGATCACCTCGAAGGACAGGTATTTCAAGGCGTCGGTGGCCGACATCAAACCCCGCCTGGCCGGCACCTTCGATGCCGGCGACGGTCGCACGGTGACCGACAGCCCCTACCGGATGCGCTTCTGGAGCGAGAACGCCTCCTTCCCGTTCAAGAGCCACGACCAGTGGTTCGTGATCGAGGACATGCGCTGGGGCTACCTCCCCGCCAGCACCGACGTCGACGCCCTCGTGAACCAGGTGAACCGGGCCGATCTCTGGAAGGAGGCGGCCAAGGCGATCGGGCAGGACAAGGCGATTCCCGCCAGTGATTCCCGTGGCAAGGAAACCTTCTTCGACGGTGTCGTCTTCGACCCGGGAAATCCGAAGGCCTACCTGGACGCCCTGAAGATCAAGGCCATGTCCTGA